The following coding sequences lie in one Mycobacterium sp. Z3061 genomic window:
- a CDS encoding LLM class F420-dependent oxidoreductase, with protein MKLGLQLGYWGAQPPENHAELVAAAEEAGFDAVFTAEAWGSDAYTPLAWWGRETQRVRLGTSVVQLSARTPTACAMAALTLDHLSGGRHILGLGVSGPQVVEGWYGARFPKPLARTREYIDIVRQVWAREKPVTSDGPHYPLPLTGEGTTGLGKALKPITHPLRADIPIMLGAEGPKNVALAAEICDGWLPIFYSPRMADTYNEWLDEGFARPGARRSREDFEVCATAQVVVTEDRAGTFEAVKPYLALYMGGMGAEDTNFHADVYRRMGYSEVVDEVTKLFRSNRKDEAAKVIPDELVDDAMIVGDLDYVRKQIVAWEASGVTMMVVGARSVEQVRDLAALT; from the coding sequence ATGAAGCTCGGGTTGCAACTGGGGTATTGGGGCGCTCAGCCGCCGGAGAACCACGCCGAGCTCGTCGCGGCCGCCGAGGAAGCGGGATTCGACGCCGTGTTCACCGCCGAGGCGTGGGGCTCGGACGCCTACACGCCGCTGGCCTGGTGGGGCCGGGAGACGCAGCGGGTGCGCCTGGGCACCTCGGTGGTACAGCTTTCCGCCCGCACGCCTACCGCCTGCGCGATGGCCGCGCTGACGCTGGACCATCTGTCGGGCGGCCGGCACATCCTCGGCCTGGGTGTGTCCGGGCCGCAGGTGGTCGAAGGCTGGTACGGGGCCCGGTTCCCCAAACCGCTGGCCCGCACCCGTGAATACATCGACATCGTGCGCCAGGTCTGGGCCCGGGAGAAGCCGGTGACCAGCGACGGACCGCACTACCCGTTACCGCTGACCGGTGAGGGCACAACGGGTTTGGGTAAGGCGTTGAAGCCGATCACCCACCCGTTACGCGCCGACATCCCGATCATGCTGGGTGCGGAAGGCCCGAAGAACGTGGCGTTGGCGGCCGAGATCTGCGACGGCTGGTTGCCCATCTTCTATTCGCCGCGAATGGCGGACACCTACAACGAATGGTTGGACGAGGGATTCGCCCGGCCCGGTGCCCGCCGCAGCCGCGAGGACTTCGAGGTGTGCGCGACGGCGCAGGTGGTGGTGACCGAGGACCGCGCCGGGACTTTCGAGGCGGTCAAGCCGTACTTGGCGCTCTACATGGGCGGCATGGGCGCCGAGGACACCAACTTCCACGCCGACGTCTACCGCCGCATGGGCTACTCCGAGGTGGTCGACGAGGTGACGAAGTTGTTCCGGTCCAACCGCAAGGACGAGGCGGCCAAGGTCATTCCGGACGAGTTGGTCGACGACGCCATGATCGTCGGCGACTTGGACTACGTGCGTAAGCAGATCGTGGCCTGGGAGGCGTCCGGCGTCACCATGATGGTTGTGG